In Rana temporaria unplaced genomic scaffold, aRanTem1.1, whole genome shotgun sequence, one genomic interval encodes:
- the LOC120924042 gene encoding transcriptional regulator CRZ1-like isoform X1 codes for MEKDRNKMATKIISLTLEILYLLTGEDYVVVKKSGEDQVSGGRSRTRSLITELPIPSMTPESDSEQKILELTTMMVHLLTGEVPIRCQDVTVYFSMEEWEYLEGHKDLYKDVMMEDHHTLPDPEEPLAEDVSSGGFHPCLSINKEKKCMESHRGSRGLECGKQKICQRQEGKDRPMNCVTHVKEGENLTNLPSTHHSREGPTSYGDHTQYIASPIKEGENLTNLPSTHHCREGPTSYGDHTQYIASPMKEGENLTNLPTTHHSHEGPTSYGGDQTQYIASPMKEGENLTNLPTTHHSHEGPTSYGGDQTQYIASPMKEGENLANLPSTHHRREGPTSYGDYTQYTSTPMKEGENLTNLPTTHHCREGPTSYGDHTQYKASPMKEGENLANLPSTHHSHEGPTLYGGERTQYITSPVKEEDHFMDCPTPQHTSHSHIGSEDQTQYITSPEKEGENQTNLPSTHHSHEGPTSYGDHTQYIASPTKEGDHFTDLPSTHHSQEGPASYGGDLTQNPSTPMKKEDHFTNLPSTHHSQEGPTSYGGDLTQNTSTPMKKEGHFTNLPSIHHSQEGPASYGGDLTQNPSTPMKKEDHFTNLPSIHHSQEGPASYGGDLTQNPSTPMKEEDHFTNLPSIHHSQEGPASYGGDLTQNTSTPMKKEPCLSIEGTPPNNDIYTHRDTPQGLCTKIKEEPRSCEGANPVDIHSHSFPSSHIKEEPPSCEEADLPRSGTNFLTNSTAYLSSRNRVEPASCVGGDFPDIFFPIDMYEEPELPAYVPTDQLYADTGILGYNGWDVGSDPLHNSMIVTCTKRGENLSNRMPSQTNQRSCVADRPVPYPDWWRTFGGSPNVAVPGRGASSGKSLSHYERERRFSRQPRFPARDTPRFFCFECGKYFSSNPHLIRHQRIHTGEKPFSCTDCGKSFNQKSILVTHQRTHTGEKPFVCSLCGKSFIKSSNLVTHQRIHGGEKPFCCPDCGKSFMKSSSLVAHQRTHRGRRQFPFF; via the exons CAAGTTTCGGGAGGTCGGAGCAGAACCCGGAGCCTCATCACAGAGCTTCCAATTCCCTCCATGACTCCTGAGAGCGACAGTGAGCAGAAGATCCTGGAACTGACCACCATGATGGTCcatctgctgacaggagag gttcctataaggtgtcaggatgtcactgtctatttctccatggaggagtgggagtatttagaaggacacaaggatctctacaaggacgtcatgatggaggaTCACCACACCCTCCCGGATCCGG AGGAGCCGCTGGCTGAAGATGTCTCTTCTGGAGGATTCCATCCTTGTCTTTCCATAAATAAAGAGAAGAAATGTATGGAAAGCCATCGGGGGAGTCGTGGCCTGGAATGTGGGAAGCAGAAGATTTGCCAGAGACAGGAGGGGAAGGATAGACCCATGAACTGTGTGACCCACGTGAAGGAGGGAGAGAATCTCACCAACCTTCCCTCCACCCACCATAGTCGGGAAGGTCCAACCTCGTATGGAGATCACACACAATATATAGCTTCCCCGATCAAGGAGGGAGAGAATCTCACCAACCTTCCCTCCACCCACCATTGTCGGGAAGGTCCAACCTCGTATGGAGATCACACACAATATATAGCTTCCCCGATGAAGGAGGGAGAGAATCTCACCAACCTTCCCACCACCCACCATAGTCATGAAGGTCCAACCTCGTATGGAGGAGATCAGACACAATATATAGCTTCCCCGATGAAGGAGGGAGAGAATCTCACCAACCTTCCCACCACCCACCATAGTCATGAAGGTCCAACCTCGTATGGAGGAGATCAGACACAATATATAGCTTCCCCGATGAAGGAGGGAGAGAATCTCGCCAACCTTCCCTCCACCCACCATAGACGGGAAGGTCCAACCTCGTATGGAgattacacacaatatacatcTACCCCGATGAAGGAGGGAGAGAATCTCACCAACCTTCCCACCACCCACCATTGTCGGGAAGGTCCAACCTCGTATGGAGATCACACACAATATAAAGCTTCCCCGATGAAGGAGGGAGAGAATCTCGCCAACCTTCCCTCCACCCACCATAGTCATGAAGGTCCAACCTTGTATGGAGGAGAACGGACACAATATATAACTTCCCCGGTGAAGGAGGAGGATCATTTCATGGACTGTCCTACCCCCCAGCATACATCTCATAGTCATATAGGTTCAGAAGATCAGACACAATATATAACTTCCccagagaaggagggagagaatcAAACCAACCTTCCCTCCACCCACCATAGTCATGAAGGTCCAACCTCGTATGGAGATCACACACAATATATAGCTTCCCCGACCAAGGAGGGGGATCATTTCACCGATCTTCCCTCCACCCACCATAGTCAGGAAGGTCCAGCCTCGTATGGAGGAGATCTGACACAAAACCCATCTACCCCGATGAAGAAGGAGGATCATTTCACCAACCTTCCCTCCACCCACCATAGTCAGGAAGGTCCAACCTCGTATGGAGGAGATCTGACACAAAACACATCTACCCCAATGAAGAAGGAGGGTCATTTCACCAACCTTCCCTCCATCCACCATAGTCAGGAAGGTCCAGCCTCGTATGGAGGAGATCTGACACAAAACCCATCTACCCCGATGAAGAAGGAGGATCATTTCACCAACCTTCCCTCCATCCACCATAGTCAGGAAGGTCCAGCCTCGTATGGAGGAGATCTGACACAAAACCCATCTACCCCGATGAAGGAGGAGGATCATTTCACCAACCTTCCCTCCATCCACCATAGTCAGGAAGGTCCAGCCTCGTATGGAGGAGATCTGACACAAAACACATCTACCCCGATGAAGAAGGAGCCCTGTCTGTCCATAGAAGGGACCCCCCCAAATAATGACATTTATACCCATAGAGACACTCCGCAGGGTCTGTGTACTAAAATTAAGGAGGAGCCCCGTTCATGTGAGGGCGCAAACCCCGTGGACATCCATTCACATTCATTTCCATCTTCTCATATTAAAGAAGAACCCCCCTCTTGTGAGGAAGCCGATCTTCCCAGGAGTGGAACGAACTTCCTTACAAACAGCACAGCCTATCTTTCTTCTCGTAATAGGGTGGAGCCTGCATCATGTGTGGGAGGAGATTTCCCCGACATTTTCTTCCCTATAGATATGTATGAAGAGCCGGAGCTCCCGGCGTACGTACCCACCGACCAGCTGTACGCTGATACTGGAATTCTGGGGTACAACGGCTGGGATGTGGGATCTGATCCCCTCCACAACTCCATGATTGTAACCTGCACTAAGCGTGGGGAAAACCTCTCCAATAGGATGCCTTCTCAGACCAATCAGAGATCTTGTGTGGCGGATAGACCGGTCCCTTATCCTGATTGGTGGAGGACTTTTGGCGGGAGCCCGAATGTGGCGGTGCCTGGGAGGGGGGCCAGCAGTGGGAAGTCTTTATCCCACTACGAACGAGAGAGACGCTTTTCAAGGCAGCCGCGGTTCCCTGCCAGAGACACGCCGCGCTTCTTCTGCTTCGAATGCGGTAAGTATTTCTCTAGTAACCCGCACCTCATCCGCCACCAGCGCATCCACACCGGCGAGAAGCCCTTTTCCTGTACCGACTGCGGCAAGAGCTTCAATCAGAAGTCCATCCTGGTGACTCACCAAAGGACCCACACGGGAGAGAAACCATTCGTGTGTTCGCTGTGCGGGAAATCCTTCATCAAGAGCTCCAACCTGGtcacccaccagaggatccacgGCGGAGAGAAGCCCTTCTGCTGTCCAGACTGCGGGAAGTCCTTCATGAAAAGTTCCAGTCTTGTAGCTCACCAAAGAACTCACCGAGGAAGGAGGCAGTTTCCTTTCTTCTGA
- the LOC120924042 gene encoding transcriptional regulator CRZ1-like isoform X5 has protein sequence MESHRGSRGLECGKQKICQRQEGKDRPMNCVTHVKEGENLTNLPSTHHSREGPTSYGDHTQYIASPIKEGENLTNLPSTHHCREGPTSYGDHTQYIASPMKEGENLTNLPTTHHSHEGPTSYGGDQTQYIASPMKEGENLTNLPTTHHSHEGPTSYGGDQTQYIASPMKEGENLANLPSTHHRREGPTSYGDYTQYTSTPMKEGENLTNLPTTHHCREGPTSYGDHTQYKASPMKEGENLANLPSTHHSHEGPTLYGGERTQYITSPVKEEDHFMDCPTPQHTSHSHIGSEDQTQYITSPEKEGENQTNLPSTHHSHEGPTSYGDHTQYIASPTKEGDHFTDLPSTHHSQEGPASYGGDLTQNPSTPMKKEDHFTNLPSTHHSQEGPTSYGGDLTQNTSTPMKKEGHFTNLPSIHHSQEGPASYGGDLTQNPSTPMKKEDHFTNLPSIHHSQEGPASYGGDLTQNPSTPMKEEDHFTNLPSIHHSQEGPASYGGDLTQNTSTPMKKEPCLSIEGTPPNNDIYTHRDTPQGLCTKIKEEPRSCEGANPVDIHSHSFPSSHIKEEPPSCEEADLPRSGTNFLTNSTAYLSSRNRVEPASCVGGDFPDIFFPIDMYEEPELPAYVPTDQLYADTGILGYNGWDVGSDPLHNSMIVTCTKRGENLSNRMPSQTNQRSCVADRPVPYPDWWRTFGGSPNVAVPGRGASSGKSLSHYERERRFSRQPRFPARDTPRFFCFECGKYFSSNPHLIRHQRIHTGEKPFSCTDCGKSFNQKSILVTHQRTHTGEKPFVCSLCGKSFIKSSNLVTHQRIHGGEKPFCCPDCGKSFMKSSSLVAHQRTHRGRRQFPFF, from the coding sequence ATGGAAAGCCATCGGGGGAGTCGTGGCCTGGAATGTGGGAAGCAGAAGATTTGCCAGAGACAGGAGGGGAAGGATAGACCCATGAACTGTGTGACCCACGTGAAGGAGGGAGAGAATCTCACCAACCTTCCCTCCACCCACCATAGTCGGGAAGGTCCAACCTCGTATGGAGATCACACACAATATATAGCTTCCCCGATCAAGGAGGGAGAGAATCTCACCAACCTTCCCTCCACCCACCATTGTCGGGAAGGTCCAACCTCGTATGGAGATCACACACAATATATAGCTTCCCCGATGAAGGAGGGAGAGAATCTCACCAACCTTCCCACCACCCACCATAGTCATGAAGGTCCAACCTCGTATGGAGGAGATCAGACACAATATATAGCTTCCCCGATGAAGGAGGGAGAGAATCTCACCAACCTTCCCACCACCCACCATAGTCATGAAGGTCCAACCTCGTATGGAGGAGATCAGACACAATATATAGCTTCCCCGATGAAGGAGGGAGAGAATCTCGCCAACCTTCCCTCCACCCACCATAGACGGGAAGGTCCAACCTCGTATGGAgattacacacaatatacatcTACCCCGATGAAGGAGGGAGAGAATCTCACCAACCTTCCCACCACCCACCATTGTCGGGAAGGTCCAACCTCGTATGGAGATCACACACAATATAAAGCTTCCCCGATGAAGGAGGGAGAGAATCTCGCCAACCTTCCCTCCACCCACCATAGTCATGAAGGTCCAACCTTGTATGGAGGAGAACGGACACAATATATAACTTCCCCGGTGAAGGAGGAGGATCATTTCATGGACTGTCCTACCCCCCAGCATACATCTCATAGTCATATAGGTTCAGAAGATCAGACACAATATATAACTTCCccagagaaggagggagagaatcAAACCAACCTTCCCTCCACCCACCATAGTCATGAAGGTCCAACCTCGTATGGAGATCACACACAATATATAGCTTCCCCGACCAAGGAGGGGGATCATTTCACCGATCTTCCCTCCACCCACCATAGTCAGGAAGGTCCAGCCTCGTATGGAGGAGATCTGACACAAAACCCATCTACCCCGATGAAGAAGGAGGATCATTTCACCAACCTTCCCTCCACCCACCATAGTCAGGAAGGTCCAACCTCGTATGGAGGAGATCTGACACAAAACACATCTACCCCAATGAAGAAGGAGGGTCATTTCACCAACCTTCCCTCCATCCACCATAGTCAGGAAGGTCCAGCCTCGTATGGAGGAGATCTGACACAAAACCCATCTACCCCGATGAAGAAGGAGGATCATTTCACCAACCTTCCCTCCATCCACCATAGTCAGGAAGGTCCAGCCTCGTATGGAGGAGATCTGACACAAAACCCATCTACCCCGATGAAGGAGGAGGATCATTTCACCAACCTTCCCTCCATCCACCATAGTCAGGAAGGTCCAGCCTCGTATGGAGGAGATCTGACACAAAACACATCTACCCCGATGAAGAAGGAGCCCTGTCTGTCCATAGAAGGGACCCCCCCAAATAATGACATTTATACCCATAGAGACACTCCGCAGGGTCTGTGTACTAAAATTAAGGAGGAGCCCCGTTCATGTGAGGGCGCAAACCCCGTGGACATCCATTCACATTCATTTCCATCTTCTCATATTAAAGAAGAACCCCCCTCTTGTGAGGAAGCCGATCTTCCCAGGAGTGGAACGAACTTCCTTACAAACAGCACAGCCTATCTTTCTTCTCGTAATAGGGTGGAGCCTGCATCATGTGTGGGAGGAGATTTCCCCGACATTTTCTTCCCTATAGATATGTATGAAGAGCCGGAGCTCCCGGCGTACGTACCCACCGACCAGCTGTACGCTGATACTGGAATTCTGGGGTACAACGGCTGGGATGTGGGATCTGATCCCCTCCACAACTCCATGATTGTAACCTGCACTAAGCGTGGGGAAAACCTCTCCAATAGGATGCCTTCTCAGACCAATCAGAGATCTTGTGTGGCGGATAGACCGGTCCCTTATCCTGATTGGTGGAGGACTTTTGGCGGGAGCCCGAATGTGGCGGTGCCTGGGAGGGGGGCCAGCAGTGGGAAGTCTTTATCCCACTACGAACGAGAGAGACGCTTTTCAAGGCAGCCGCGGTTCCCTGCCAGAGACACGCCGCGCTTCTTCTGCTTCGAATGCGGTAAGTATTTCTCTAGTAACCCGCACCTCATCCGCCACCAGCGCATCCACACCGGCGAGAAGCCCTTTTCCTGTACCGACTGCGGCAAGAGCTTCAATCAGAAGTCCATCCTGGTGACTCACCAAAGGACCCACACGGGAGAGAAACCATTCGTGTGTTCGCTGTGCGGGAAATCCTTCATCAAGAGCTCCAACCTGGtcacccaccagaggatccacgGCGGAGAGAAGCCCTTCTGCTGTCCAGACTGCGGGAAGTCCTTCATGAAAAGTTCCAGTCTTGTAGCTCACCAAAGAACTCACCGAGGAAGGAGGCAGTTTCCTTTCTTCTGA